Proteins encoded within one genomic window of Episyrphus balteatus chromosome 1, idEpiBalt1.1, whole genome shotgun sequence:
- the LOC129915004 gene encoding coronin-1C-A isoform X1: MSFRVVRSSKFRHVYGQALKREQCYDNIRVSKSSWDSTFCAVNPKFLAIIVESAGGGAFIVLPHNKVGRIAADHPLVGGHKGPVLDIAWCPHNDNVIASGSEDCVVKVWQIPDGGLSRTLTDPVVDLVFHQRRVGLVLWHPSALNILLTAGSDNQVVIWNVGTGDILVHIDSHPDIVYSACFNWDGSKLVTTCKDKKIRIIDPRTGEVESEALCHEGSKATRALFLRHGLIFTTGFNRSSERQYSLRAPDALSEPIVMVELDTSNGVMFPLYDPDTNLIYLCGKGDSVIRYFEITPEPPFVHYINTFQTPDPQRGIGMMPKRGCDVTTCEISKFYRLNNNGLCQVISMTVPRKSDLFQEDLYPDTLSDDAALTAEEWVAGQDADPVVISLKDRVSIVQGGYKSGTKSLSVTKKANILNKSSPKTGSGGGGGSSGGGSASKGIDLSIGNSNASNNNDSGPVSGISEKDLRDITDEIRKLKAIIVKHENRIRALEAAFKAQEEDIADAAPSNKSGASSANNSSETKTTAHDNSTSSKDNDKSANDSHTKLAPDDV; encoded by the exons ATGTCATTTCGTGTTGTACGAAGTTCGAAATTTCGTCACGTCTATGGCCAAGCACTGAAACGTGAGCAATGCTACGATAATATTCGTGTATCGAAAAGCAGTTGGGACTCAACATTTTGTGCAGTAAATCCGAAATTTTTGGCAATCATTGTCGAGTCAGCTGGCGGCGGAGCTTTTATTGTTTTGCCACACaataag GTTGGTCGTATTGCAGCAGATCATCCATTAGTAGGCGGTCACAAAGGTCCTGTATTGGATATTGCATGGTGCCCACACAACGACAATGTCATTGCTTCTGGTTCAGAAGATTGTGTTGTTAAAGTATGGCAAATACCCGATGGTGGCCTATCGCGGACACTCACCGATCCTGTTGTCGATCTTGTCTTCCATCAAAGAAGAGTTGGTTTAGTGCTGTGGCATCCATCTGCGTTAAATATACTCCTTACAGCCGGTTCAGATAATCAA GTTGTTATCTGGAATGTCGGTACTGGTGATATACTCGTACATATTGATAGTCATCCGGATATTGTTTATAGTGCCTGCTTTAATTGGGATGGTTCCAAATTGGTAACCACATGTAAGGATAAAAAAATCCGCATTATCGATCCACGCACAGGTGAAGTGGAAAGTGAAGCTCTCTGCCATGAAGGATCCAAAGCGACACGTGCTCTCTTCCTGCGACATGGTCTCATTTTCACAACCGGTTTCAATCGATCATCGGAACGTCAATACTCATTAAGAGCACCCGATGCATTGAGTGAACCAATTGTGATGGTTGAATTGGATACGTCTAACGGTGTTATGTTCCCTCTGTATGATCCAGATACGAATTTAATTTACCTTTGTGGTAAAGGTGATTCAGTTATACGGTATTTTGAA atCACACCAGAACCACCATTTGTACATTATATTAATACGTTTCAAACGCCAGATCCTCAACGTGGTATTGGTATGATGCCAAAACGTGGATGTGATGTTACCACCTGCGAAATATCTAAATTCTATCGTCTCAATAATAATGGGCTGTGCCAAGTCATTTCAATGACAGTTCCAAGGAAATCGGATTTGTTCCAAGAAGATTTATATCCAGATACTTTGTCAGATGATGCCGCGTTAACGGCAGAAGAATGGGTTGCCGGACAAGATGCTGATCCAGTTGTTATTTCTCTTAAA gATCGTGTATCTATTGTACAGGGAGGCTATAAGTCAGGAACTAAATCACTATCGGTGACAAAAAAGGCCAACATCCTAAATAAAAGCTCTCCGAAGACTGGCAGCGGTGGCGGTGGAGGCAGTAGCGGTGGTGGAAGTGCATCAAAGGGTATTGATTTGTCAATTGGCAATTCAAATGCATCCAATAACAACGATAGTGGACCAGTTAGTGGAATAAGT GAAAAGGACCTCCGTGACATTACTGACGAAATTCGAAAACTCAAAGCAATTATTGTCAAGCACGAGAATCGAATTCGTGCATTAGAAGCTGCATTCAAAGCGCAAGAAGAAGATATAGCGGATGCCGCTCCATCAAATAAGTCAGGTGCTTCGTCTGCCAATAATAGTAGTGAAACAAAAACGACGGCGCACGATAACTCCACATCGAGCAAGGATAACGATAAAAGTGCCAATGATAGTCACACAAAACTAGCACCTGACGATGTGTAA
- the LOC129915004 gene encoding coronin-1C-A isoform X2 produces the protein MSFRVVRSSKFRHVYGQALKREQCYDNIRVSKSSWDSTFCAVNPKFLAIIVESAGGGAFIVLPHNKVGRIAADHPLVGGHKGPVLDIAWCPHNDNVIASGSEDCVVKVWQIPDGGLSRTLTDPVVDLVFHQRRVGLVLWHPSALNILLTAGSDNQVVIWNVGTGDILVHIDSHPDIVYSACFNWDGSKLVTTCKDKKIRIIDPRTGEVESEALCHEGSKATRALFLRHGLIFTTGFNRSSERQYSLRAPDALSEPIVMVELDTSNGVMFPLYDPDTNLIYLCGKGDSVIRYFEITPEPPFVHYINTFQTPDPQRGIGMMPKRGCDVTTCEISKFYRLNNNGLCQVISMTVPRKSDLFQEDLYPDTLSDDAALTAEEWVAGQDADPVVISLKGGYKSGTKSLSVTKKANILNKSSPKTGSGGGGGSSGGGSASKGIDLSIGNSNASNNNDSGPVSGISEKDLRDITDEIRKLKAIIVKHENRIRALEAAFKAQEEDIADAAPSNKSGASSANNSSETKTTAHDNSTSSKDNDKSANDSHTKLAPDDV, from the exons ATGTCATTTCGTGTTGTACGAAGTTCGAAATTTCGTCACGTCTATGGCCAAGCACTGAAACGTGAGCAATGCTACGATAATATTCGTGTATCGAAAAGCAGTTGGGACTCAACATTTTGTGCAGTAAATCCGAAATTTTTGGCAATCATTGTCGAGTCAGCTGGCGGCGGAGCTTTTATTGTTTTGCCACACaataag GTTGGTCGTATTGCAGCAGATCATCCATTAGTAGGCGGTCACAAAGGTCCTGTATTGGATATTGCATGGTGCCCACACAACGACAATGTCATTGCTTCTGGTTCAGAAGATTGTGTTGTTAAAGTATGGCAAATACCCGATGGTGGCCTATCGCGGACACTCACCGATCCTGTTGTCGATCTTGTCTTCCATCAAAGAAGAGTTGGTTTAGTGCTGTGGCATCCATCTGCGTTAAATATACTCCTTACAGCCGGTTCAGATAATCAA GTTGTTATCTGGAATGTCGGTACTGGTGATATACTCGTACATATTGATAGTCATCCGGATATTGTTTATAGTGCCTGCTTTAATTGGGATGGTTCCAAATTGGTAACCACATGTAAGGATAAAAAAATCCGCATTATCGATCCACGCACAGGTGAAGTGGAAAGTGAAGCTCTCTGCCATGAAGGATCCAAAGCGACACGTGCTCTCTTCCTGCGACATGGTCTCATTTTCACAACCGGTTTCAATCGATCATCGGAACGTCAATACTCATTAAGAGCACCCGATGCATTGAGTGAACCAATTGTGATGGTTGAATTGGATACGTCTAACGGTGTTATGTTCCCTCTGTATGATCCAGATACGAATTTAATTTACCTTTGTGGTAAAGGTGATTCAGTTATACGGTATTTTGAA atCACACCAGAACCACCATTTGTACATTATATTAATACGTTTCAAACGCCAGATCCTCAACGTGGTATTGGTATGATGCCAAAACGTGGATGTGATGTTACCACCTGCGAAATATCTAAATTCTATCGTCTCAATAATAATGGGCTGTGCCAAGTCATTTCAATGACAGTTCCAAGGAAATCGGATTTGTTCCAAGAAGATTTATATCCAGATACTTTGTCAGATGATGCCGCGTTAACGGCAGAAGAATGGGTTGCCGGACAAGATGCTGATCCAGTTGTTATTTCTCTTAAA GGAGGCTATAAGTCAGGAACTAAATCACTATCGGTGACAAAAAAGGCCAACATCCTAAATAAAAGCTCTCCGAAGACTGGCAGCGGTGGCGGTGGAGGCAGTAGCGGTGGTGGAAGTGCATCAAAGGGTATTGATTTGTCAATTGGCAATTCAAATGCATCCAATAACAACGATAGTGGACCAGTTAGTGGAATAAGT GAAAAGGACCTCCGTGACATTACTGACGAAATTCGAAAACTCAAAGCAATTATTGTCAAGCACGAGAATCGAATTCGTGCATTAGAAGCTGCATTCAAAGCGCAAGAAGAAGATATAGCGGATGCCGCTCCATCAAATAAGTCAGGTGCTTCGTCTGCCAATAATAGTAGTGAAACAAAAACGACGGCGCACGATAACTCCACATCGAGCAAGGATAACGATAAAAGTGCCAATGATAGTCACACAAAACTAGCACCTGACGATGTGTAA
- the LOC129906477 gene encoding 28S ribosomal protein S22, mitochondrial, which produces MSIASNLRNAILRKPLCIDSNKILTNLCARYCSNNTLQYDKDPSSDFLNPKIQSLLKSLTRVRLDKVFRKRSVTDNTVEYKFLTTEQLEDEFKRIIAESESNLQMPPVVMVKQDQQKIISQDPALKNFADSKFVITDITFGIKQNQRKVIVRQIDGTLEYAPIETTKRMIQTYFPLPGRKIRTPRMFEEKNLQKCLDEFKYEFVLDRLCIQYEPFEKEFHSVSAKVYSHINEHKKFDDLRSTRHFGPMAFFLAWHKQIDDLLYDVIKRDYLRNGVELITILYQIHKIPFDESVIKKLESIPQSSDILGELKKSYQGTSDDIHEEIKSAIGKSREDFEADDICLGFIENFVKQHALKKVQLEMAIQTFKEDNDEKKKLYEGLRKAHGVST; this is translated from the exons atgTCGATCGCGAGTAATTTACGTAATGCAATCCTTCGAAAGCCCCTATGCATCGATTCAAATAAAATCCTCACAAACTTATGCGCCAGATATTGTTCCAACAACACCCTTCAGTATG ATAAAGATCCCAGTTCTGACTTTCTTAATCCAAAAATACAAAGTCTTCTGAAATCGTTGACAAGAGTTCGTTTGGACAAAGTTTTTAGAAAACGTTCTGTTACAGATAATACAGTTGAATACAA ATTTCTAACAACAGAACAGCTTGAAGATGAATTCAAAAGAATCATTGCAGAATCGGAAAGTAATCTTCAAATGCCGCCAGTTGTCATG GTGAAACAAGATCAACAAAAGATCATCTCCCAAGATCCCGCATTGAAGAACTTTGCTGATTCTAAATTTGTCATTACCGACATTACCTTTGGCATCAAACAAAACCAACGAAAAGTGATTGTTCGGCAAATCGATGGAACTCTTGAATACGCTCCAATAGAAACCACCAAGCGTATGATCCAAACCTACTTCCCTCTTCCTGGTCGTAAAATTCGCACACCCCGAATGTTTGAAGAAAAGAATCTTCAAAAATGCCTCGATGAATTCAAATACGAATTTGTATTAGATCGATTATGCATTCAATACGAACCATTCGAAAAAGAGTTCCATTCTGTTTCGGCCAAAGTCTATTCCCACATCAACGAACATAAAAAGTTCGACGATCTTCGATCGACTCGTCACTTTGGGCCGATGGCATTCTTCTTGGCATGGCACAAGCAAATCGATGATCTTCTCTATGATGTCATCAAGAGAGATTACCTGCGCAATGGAGTTGAATTGATTACAATTCTTTATCAAATCCATAAAATACCATTCGATGAGAGTGTAATAAAGAAGCTGGAAAGTATTCCACAGTCATCTGATATTTTGGGTGAATTGAAAAAGTCTTATCAAGGAACTTCGGATGATATTCATGAGGAAATCAAGTCAGCCATTGGAAAGTCACGAGAAGATTTTGAAGCTGATGATATTTGCTTGGGATTTATTGAGAACTTTGTTAAGCAACATGCTTTGAAGAAAGTGCAATTGGAAATGGCCATTCAGACTTTCAAAGAGGATAATGACGAGAAGAAGAAGTTGTACGAAGGTCTGCGGAAGGCACATGGAGTTAGCACTTAA
- the LOC129905624 gene encoding probable protein BRICK1-B: MSGVHREAIQKQIHQDWANREYIEVITASIKRITDFLNSFDMSCRSRLAVLNEKLTTLERRIDYLEACVTQGETLT; this comes from the exons ATGAGTGGTGTTCATCGCGAAGctattcaaaaacaaatccaTCAAGATTGGGCGAATCGTGAGTATATTGAAGTAATAACCGCCAGCATTAAACGAATCACTGACTTCTTAAATTCCTTTG ACATGTCCTGTCGTTCCCGACTGGCTGTTCTCAATGAAAAGCTAACAACTCTTGAGCGACGCATTGATTATCTAGAAGCCTGCGTTACTCAAGGCGAAACActcacataa